A stretch of the Uranotaenia lowii strain MFRU-FL chromosome 3, ASM2978415v1, whole genome shotgun sequence genome encodes the following:
- the LOC129757947 gene encoding uncharacterized protein LOC129757947, whose translation MYIKSGHRFLGDKGQIVFPGPPTRSSYSFSYTNPPTTIGSSSSTTTAEPISILPDFAAVGMPDADDDSNYIDMWRSKSAQSSDMLSDKIQMFYIYITVTITSVFVLILLGILGYMCYKRKGFQNIENQSDIEITRRQSSRRRSRSYSRNYSKEREAENNPERTLLH comes from the exons ATGTATATCAAATCCGGCCACCGCTTTCTCGGTGACAAAGGCCAGATTGTGTTCCCGGGACCGCCCACTCGTTCATCTTATTCGTTCTCCTACACGAACCCACCAACTACCATCGGAAGCAGTAGCAGCACGACAACAGCTGAGCCCATCTCGATCCTCCCGGATTTTGCTGCTGTAGGTATGCCGGACGCAGACGATGACAGCAACTACATTG ACATGTGGCGTAGTAAGTCAGCCCAGAGCTCAGACATGCTGTCGGACAAGATTCAAATGTTCTACATCTACATCACCGTTACTATTACTTCCGTTTTCGTGCTGATTCTTCTGGGTATTCTTGGCTACATGTGTTACAAACG GAAAGGATTTCAAAACATCGAAAACCAAAGCGACATCGAAATAACGCGGCGCCAAAGTAGCCGGAGAAGATCTCGGAGCTACTCCCGTAACTATTCCAAAGAAAGAGAAGCCGAGAATAATCCTGAACGGACCTTGCTTCATTAG